In Nicotiana tabacum cultivar K326 chromosome 11, ASM71507v2, whole genome shotgun sequence, a single window of DNA contains:
- the LOC107767128 gene encoding AT-hook motif nuclear-localized protein 15-like yields MANNRWWAGNIAMNPMVSLSPASASSSLPSRTNTQENNNLLGQRREQEFMDTTVEAITTTTATTTTATTNSSGSNNQNPNETEHEADENIHSSGGMSSGPSSSRGAGRRPRGRPTGSKNKPKPPIVVTKESPNSLRSHVLEIKSGSDIIESIATFAHRRGRGVSVLSGSGIVTNVTLRQPAAAGGVITLHGRFEILSLSGAFLPAPSPPGATGLTVYLAGSQGQVVGGNVVGELMASGPVMVIAATFTNATFEKLPLEEENVSEGMQMQTPVTSGVNTGNSGSMADTQPSSMPMYNLPTNVLPNGQMPHDVFWSPPPRPPPSY; encoded by the coding sequence ATGGCTAATAATCGTTGGTGGGCTGGAAATATAGCGATGAATCCAATGGTTTCATTATCACCagcttcagcttcttcttctCTTCCCTCAAGAACCAACACACAAGAAAATAACAACCTACTCGGCCAGAGAAGAGAGCAAGAATTCATGGATACGACCGTTGAAGCTATCACCACTACCACCGCCACAACCACCACCGCCACCACAAATAGTAGCGGAAGCAACAATCAAAACCCTAATGAGACGGAGCATGAAGCAGATGAGAACATCCATAGTTCTGGAGGTATGTCCTCTGGGCCGTCCAGCTCTAGGGGAGCCGGACGTAGGCCCAGAGGGAGACCAACGGGTTCTAAGAACAAGCCCAAACCACCAATTGTGGTGACAAAGGAAAGCCCAAATTCACTTAGAAGTCATGTATTGGAAATTAAAAGTGGAAGTGACATAATTGAGAGTATTGCAACATTCGCGCATCGTCGCGGGCGCGGTGTGTCTGTTTTAAGTGGCAGCGGTATTGTGACGAATGTCACATTGCGCCAACCGGCTGCAGCCGGCGGAGTAATTACACTGCACGGGAGATTCGAAATATTGTCGCTTTCGGGTGCATTTTTGCCTGCTCCTTCACCTCCTGGAGCAACTGGATTAACAGTTTACTTAGCAGGAAGTCAAGGACAAGTTGTAGGTGGAAATGTTGTTGGTGAATTAATGGCATCAGGTCCAGTAATGGTAATTGCAGCAACTTTTACTAATGCAACATTTGAAAAGTTACCATTGGAAGAGGAGAATGTAAGTGAAGGAATGCAAATGCAAACCCCAGTAACTTCAGGGGTTAATACTGGAAATTCTGGTAGTATGGCTGATACACAACCTTCTTCTATGCCTATGTACAATTTGCCCACTAATGTTTTGCCTAATGGTCAAATGCCCCATGATGTTTTCTGGTCTCCTCCTCCACGGCCTCCTCCATCCTATTAA